In a single window of the Flavobacterium sp. W4I14 genome:
- a CDS encoding hypothetical protein (product_source=Hypo-rule applied; cath_funfam=3.30.379.10; cleavage_site_network=SignalP-noTM; pfam=PF15979,PF17829; superfamily=46565,55545): MNFRNLAGLSLLMLLFLLPKQSVAQRIGIAVSEINSVSSFPIADGGKAASIYIDEKDAEVVGIAAEAFKGDIHLLTGTTSQVLKNNPVLSAYPIIIGTIGQSIYIDQLIKAGKINCTTLSGKWETFSVSVIENPLKGVKKALVIAGSDRRGTAYGVFQLSRMLGVSPLCWWADVKPATKKSLYIKAGQPLVESPSVKYRGIFINDEDWGIQPWAAKMMDTDVKDIGPKTYTKIFELLLRLKANYIWPGMHPSTKAFYHYANNPIMADKYAIVLGSSHCEPMLRNNVFEWAENFEHEYGKKPGEWRYDLNKNEIANYWTDRVKQAKNYESIYTVGMRGIHDGSMPGPKDKNEKVKLLGEVIADQRTILSKNITKPVSSIPQIFCPYKEVLSLYQAGLKLPDDVTIVWADDNHGYIRQLSNPEEQKRSGGSGVYYHISYWGAPQDYLWLSSISPSLISYELSKAYQYKADRLWVINVGDIKPAEMEIQFAMDLAWNVNQWKPENADKYAEKWAAETFGTEFAKPIAEIKAVYYRLAQASKPEHMASVNFTDALAEERLAAYQKIYDQAKSLNDQMPARLKDAFFELILYPVEGALLMNQKILYAKKSLVLAANGDQLALSYSKKSKDAFDQIQLITKKYNEEIAGGKWNGMMSWKPRDLAVFKMPKVADAVTEKSSDITEKSENKIIVRAAKYAEKSVPKGLSLQTLKGLGLGGDGISLYPFTFEPFGETSLQNAAFTIYDVDFKSQGEHQIEVKCLPTQGVNNGIKVRYAISVNNDKPQIINISPASENNIWKQNVLQGYASGITKHNINKTGKSTVKIYMLDPGLVINQLEIQ; the protein is encoded by the coding sequence ATGAATTTCAGAAATCTAGCTGGCTTATCGTTATTGATGTTGTTGTTCCTGCTGCCCAAACAAAGTGTGGCGCAAAGGATAGGTATTGCCGTTTCTGAAATTAACAGTGTTTCATCCTTCCCGATTGCGGATGGAGGAAAAGCAGCCTCAATTTATATCGATGAAAAAGATGCTGAAGTTGTTGGAATCGCCGCTGAGGCTTTCAAGGGTGATATTCATTTATTAACCGGGACAACAAGCCAGGTTTTGAAAAATAATCCTGTTTTAAGCGCTTATCCCATTATTATTGGTACTATAGGGCAGTCGATTTATATCGATCAGTTAATCAAAGCTGGGAAAATTAATTGCACTACTTTATCCGGTAAATGGGAGACATTTTCGGTTTCAGTGATCGAAAATCCTTTAAAGGGGGTGAAAAAGGCATTGGTAATTGCTGGCAGCGATAGGCGTGGAACGGCTTACGGCGTTTTTCAATTGTCGAGGATGCTTGGGGTATCTCCGCTGTGTTGGTGGGCTGATGTGAAACCAGCAACAAAAAAATCGTTATACATAAAAGCTGGTCAGCCTTTGGTAGAATCGCCATCGGTTAAATACCGCGGTATTTTTATCAATGATGAAGATTGGGGCATTCAGCCCTGGGCTGCTAAAATGATGGATACCGATGTGAAAGATATCGGCCCCAAAACTTATACTAAAATATTCGAGCTGCTACTTAGGCTAAAAGCTAACTACATCTGGCCAGGTATGCATCCTTCAACCAAAGCGTTTTATCATTATGCCAATAATCCCATAATGGCGGATAAATATGCCATTGTTTTAGGTTCGAGTCATTGTGAGCCCATGCTGCGGAATAATGTTTTCGAATGGGCTGAAAATTTCGAGCACGAATATGGTAAAAAACCAGGCGAATGGCGTTACGATCTGAATAAAAATGAAATTGCAAACTATTGGACAGACCGTGTAAAACAGGCAAAAAATTACGAATCCATTTATACTGTGGGGATGCGTGGTATTCACGATGGCAGCATGCCCGGACCGAAAGATAAAAATGAAAAAGTGAAATTATTGGGTGAGGTAATTGCAGATCAACGTACCATTCTCAGCAAGAACATCACTAAACCGGTAAGTTCCATTCCGCAGATTTTTTGCCCTTATAAGGAAGTATTATCTTTATACCAGGCTGGTTTAAAACTACCTGATGATGTGACTATTGTTTGGGCCGATGATAATCATGGTTATATCCGCCAACTTTCGAACCCTGAAGAGCAAAAACGCTCAGGTGGAAGCGGGGTGTACTACCATATCTCTTACTGGGGTGCCCCACAAGATTATTTGTGGCTTTCTTCAATTTCTCCATCGTTAATTTCGTATGAGTTAAGTAAAGCTTACCAGTATAAAGCCGACCGACTTTGGGTTATCAATGTGGGTGATATTAAGCCTGCCGAGATGGAAATACAATTTGCAATGGACCTTGCATGGAATGTAAACCAGTGGAAACCTGAAAATGCGGATAAATATGCTGAAAAATGGGCTGCTGAGACTTTCGGTACTGAATTTGCAAAACCCATTGCCGAAATAAAAGCGGTTTATTATCGCTTGGCACAGGCCTCTAAACCTGAGCATATGGCCAGTGTTAATTTTACTGATGCCCTGGCCGAAGAACGTTTGGCTGCATATCAAAAGATTTATGATCAGGCCAAAAGTCTAAATGATCAGATGCCAGCACGTTTAAAAGATGCCTTTTTTGAATTAATCCTGTACCCTGTTGAAGGTGCCTTGCTGATGAACCAGAAGATTTTATATGCAAAGAAAAGTCTGGTTTTAGCCGCTAACGGCGATCAATTGGCTTTAAGTTATTCAAAAAAATCGAAGGATGCTTTTGATCAGATTCAGTTGATTACCAAAAAATACAATGAAGAAATTGCAGGCGGCAAGTGGAACGGGATGATGAGCTGGAAACCACGTGATTTAGCTGTTTTTAAAATGCCAAAAGTGGCCGATGCTGTAACGGAGAAATCATCAGACATTACCGAGAAATCTGAAAATAAAATCATTGTTCGTGCGGCTAAATATGCCGAGAAATCAGTGCCGAAGGGTTTATCTTTACAAACCCTAAAAGGACTTGGTTTAGGTGGCGATGGTATTTCTCTTTACCCTTTTACTTTTGAGCCATTCGGGGAAACATCGCTTCAAAATGCCGCCTTTACTATTTACGATGTTGATTTCAAATCACAGGGCGAACACCAGATCGAGGTTAAATGTTTGCCTACTCAGGGCGTTAATAATGGCATTAAAGTGCGTTATGCCATTTCGGTAAATAACGACAAGCCGCAGATCATTAATATTTCTCCAGCTTCAGAAAATAATATCTGGAAACAGAATGTATTACAGGGTTACGCTTCGGGCATAACCAAACACAATATTAATAAAACTGGTAAATCGACTGTGAAAATTTATATGCTCGATCCGGGCTTAGTAATTAACCAGTTGGAAATACAATAA
- a CDS encoding alpha-glucosidase (product_source=KO:K01187; cath_funfam=1.10.1520.10; cleavage_site_network=SignalP-noTM; cog=COG1501; ko=KO:K01187; pfam=PF01055,PF13802,PF16338,PF17137; superfamily=51011,51445,74650; transmembrane_helix_parts=Inside_1_4,TMhelix_5_24,Outside_25_817) yields MMKKLLAFALSLIFMLAIARAQSIGDYKSGFKKTGNTISFLTTRGEVKLEFCTPEIFRMRTSWNGKFEANENLMVINYNWANVVVKVSDKKDHFLLATSKLVVKLYKTPFRIDVFDVKGKLLSSEVNGSVNKENTQVGVTKKLQADEHFFGFGERMDFMDRRFKKVTLNVGRGKGLPHAIGAYNILEANYCPVPFFMSTKGYGIFLHNSFATEWDMGASKKDQYSFKAADGELDYYFMYGPTFPVILEHYTSITGKSPMLPQFALGLHAGTYSGGTWGYEAKTSDHYVVELAKKYRSLGIPVDLLWLDSTWRLFGENGGKGATSFEWRETFKDPKSMFDSIYAMNYKMVGLHLRPRFDNAKKLNLLDQARAQGYTYPENGKPGEFVNFFDEKATQWWWDNGVMRVAKLGAKFLKTDEGSAFGSLANESEKVGPTGKDAERLHNLFPIAYAKAPFLEFEKFNGFRGLNQTREGYSGIQRYPYIFAGDWPSEWQYFAPVIKAGLNVGLSGVGSWAHCMGGFEHQADPELYIRWVQFGMFSPIALVFGMDHPGYKEPWKYGEDALRNFKKYDLLRYRLFPYMYTSMHQQYETGLPMMRALVLNHQDDENVYEIGDQYMFGDNLMVAPVTTKGAITRSVYLPEGTWFNYWTNEKYEGKSYHHVVAPLDTIPLFVKAGSIIPMQPEMAYSGEKPVDVITLDVFPYGTSKYDMYEDDNLSAAYKTGNFALTKITSSLTASDLTLKVAKPTGSFKPNKHKYLAKIHWTGKADPSVVSENGAKLKVLKTPDQLDKTDGWFYDLKNKILWIKSAGDNSADLSFVVN; encoded by the coding sequence ATGATGAAGAAACTTTTGGCTTTTGCCTTATCCTTAATTTTTATGCTTGCCATCGCCAGGGCACAAAGCATTGGTGATTATAAATCTGGTTTTAAGAAAACGGGTAATACCATTTCATTTTTAACCACAAGGGGAGAAGTGAAATTGGAGTTCTGTACACCTGAAATTTTCAGGATGAGAACCAGTTGGAATGGGAAATTCGAAGCCAACGAAAACCTGATGGTGATTAATTATAACTGGGCTAATGTAGTGGTTAAAGTTTCGGATAAAAAAGATCATTTCTTGCTTGCCACTTCAAAATTGGTGGTTAAATTATACAAAACCCCTTTCAGAATTGATGTTTTTGACGTCAAAGGTAAATTGCTGAGCAGCGAAGTCAATGGATCAGTAAATAAAGAAAATACGCAGGTTGGGGTAACCAAAAAACTGCAGGCCGATGAACATTTCTTTGGTTTTGGCGAGCGCATGGATTTTATGGATCGCCGCTTTAAAAAAGTAACCTTAAATGTTGGGCGTGGTAAAGGTTTACCGCATGCCATTGGTGCTTACAATATATTGGAAGCCAATTATTGTCCGGTTCCGTTTTTCATGAGTACAAAAGGTTATGGCATTTTCCTGCATAATTCTTTTGCTACCGAATGGGATATGGGCGCTTCTAAAAAAGATCAGTACAGTTTTAAAGCTGCTGATGGAGAATTGGATTACTATTTCATGTACGGACCAACTTTTCCGGTTATTTTAGAACATTATACCAGTATTACAGGCAAATCGCCGATGTTACCGCAGTTTGCTTTAGGCTTACATGCAGGCACATATAGCGGAGGTACATGGGGTTATGAGGCAAAAACTTCCGATCATTATGTGGTTGAGCTGGCAAAAAAATACCGGTCGTTAGGCATTCCGGTAGATCTACTTTGGTTAGATTCTACCTGGCGTTTATTCGGCGAAAATGGGGGTAAAGGTGCAACTTCTTTCGAATGGAGAGAAACCTTTAAAGATCCAAAATCGATGTTCGATAGCATTTACGCCATGAACTATAAAATGGTTGGATTGCACCTGCGTCCACGGTTTGATAATGCCAAAAAGTTAAACCTGTTAGATCAGGCCAGAGCGCAGGGTTATACTTATCCAGAAAATGGTAAACCCGGCGAATTTGTAAACTTTTTTGATGAAAAGGCCACACAATGGTGGTGGGACAATGGTGTAATGCGGGTAGCAAAATTAGGCGCTAAATTTTTAAAAACGGATGAAGGCAGCGCGTTCGGATCATTGGCAAATGAGAGTGAAAAAGTTGGTCCAACAGGGAAAGATGCAGAACGTTTGCACAATCTTTTTCCTATAGCTTATGCCAAAGCACCGTTTTTGGAGTTTGAAAAGTTTAATGGTTTTAGGGGATTAAATCAAACCAGGGAAGGTTATTCGGGCATTCAGCGTTATCCGTATATTTTTGCAGGCGATTGGCCTAGCGAATGGCAATACTTTGCTCCTGTAATTAAAGCTGGATTAAATGTTGGTCTATCGGGCGTAGGTTCCTGGGCACATTGTATGGGCGGTTTCGAACATCAGGCCGATCCGGAGCTGTATATCCGTTGGGTGCAGTTTGGGATGTTCAGTCCGATTGCACTTGTTTTTGGGATGGATCACCCCGGTTATAAAGAACCCTGGAAATATGGTGAAGATGCTTTGCGTAATTTCAAAAAATACGATCTGTTGCGTTACCGTTTATTCCCTTATATGTATACTAGTATGCATCAGCAATACGAAACAGGTTTGCCCATGATGAGGGCTTTGGTACTCAACCATCAGGATGATGAAAATGTATACGAAATAGGCGACCAGTATATGTTTGGCGACAATTTAATGGTTGCCCCTGTAACCACCAAAGGCGCCATTACCCGTTCGGTTTATTTACCGGAAGGTACCTGGTTCAACTACTGGACAAACGAAAAATACGAAGGCAAAAGTTATCACCATGTGGTAGCGCCTTTAGACACCATTCCTTTGTTTGTAAAGGCGGGAAGCATTATTCCAATGCAGCCAGAAATGGCCTACAGTGGCGAAAAACCAGTTGATGTGATTACCTTGGATGTTTTTCCTTATGGAACTTCTAAATATGATATGTACGAAGACGATAATTTAAGCGCTGCATACAAAACAGGAAACTTTGCTTTAACCAAGATTACTTCCTCATTAACAGCATCGGATTTAACGCTGAAAGTGGCTAAACCAACAGGTAGTTTTAAGCCAAATAAACATAAATACCTGGCCAAAATACATTGGACAGGAAAGGCAGATCCTAGTGTTGTTTCAGAAAATGGTGCTAAATTGAAAGTTTTAAAAACACCAGATCAATTGGATAAAACTGATGGCTGGTTTTATGATCTAAAAAATAAAATACTTTGGATCAAATCAGCCGGAGATAACAGTGCTGATTTAAGTTTTGTAGTGAATTGA